From the genome of Egicoccus sp. AB-alg6-2, one region includes:
- a CDS encoding YggT family protein, translated as MITLLLQIFLIVLLAHVIFSWVPRPPEPLMPFVLGVRRVVEPVAAPLRRAIPPLRLGGVALDLSIIVLFIAVRILMGVTSRLGL; from the coding sequence GTGATCACCCTGCTCCTGCAGATCTTCCTGATCGTGCTGCTCGCCCACGTCATCTTCTCGTGGGTGCCGCGCCCGCCCGAGCCGCTGATGCCGTTCGTGCTCGGGGTGCGCCGCGTGGTGGAGCCGGTGGCCGCGCCCTTGCGCCGGGCCATCCCGCCGCTGCGGCTCGGCGGCGTCGCGCTGGACCTGTCGATCATCGTGCTGTTCATCGCCGTTCGCATCCTGATGGGTGTCACGTCCCGGCTCGGCCTGTAG
- a CDS encoding cell division protein SepF: MSSGMWNRTLIYLGLKEEPDEDYDGGAEQFVPEDDPHAEHATPRPSRARTEPGAAGSSAQPHPARVREPDEGTVRPLRGPISTGDVHVRAVPSVQSARAAVVELSGFDDVPAVGARYRTGQAVLFDLSRASAADARRIVDFVSGLTYALRGRLTKVGARAFLLVPEGVHLPAEERRRLSDLGYRINASAEG; the protein is encoded by the coding sequence GTGAGCAGCGGCATGTGGAACCGCACGCTGATCTACCTCGGGCTGAAGGAAGAGCCGGACGAGGACTACGACGGCGGCGCGGAGCAGTTCGTGCCCGAGGACGACCCCCACGCCGAGCACGCGACGCCGCGCCCGTCGCGCGCGCGCACCGAGCCGGGGGCCGCGGGATCTTCCGCGCAGCCCCACCCGGCGCGGGTGCGTGAGCCCGACGAGGGCACGGTGCGTCCCCTGCGTGGTCCGATCTCCACCGGTGACGTCCACGTCCGCGCGGTGCCGAGCGTGCAGTCCGCCCGGGCGGCGGTCGTCGAGCTGTCTGGTTTCGACGACGTGCCGGCCGTCGGGGCGCGCTACCGCACCGGCCAGGCGGTGCTGTTCGACCTCTCCCGCGCCAGTGCGGCCGATGCGCGCCGCATCGTCGACTTCGTGTCCGGGCTGACCTACGCCCTGCGCGGGCGGCTCACCAAGGTTGGCGCCCGCGCCTTCCTGCTGGTCCCCGAGGGGGTCCACCTGCCCGCGGAGGAGCGGCGACGGCTGAGCGACCTCGGCTACCGCATCAACGCCAGCGCCGAAGGCTGA
- a CDS encoding YggS family pyridoxal phosphate-dependent enzyme → MPKGPDLATRVRQVRERLARAAEAAGRQPADVRLIGVTKTHSPATARAAVAAGVEELGENRVQELAAKMPLVDGARWHLVGNLQRNKVKQVVGHAVLVHSLDRRSLADTLSRQASELGVVQRVLVQVNVGGDPAKHGCGMDEALDLVAYARDLPHLTVEGLMTIPPLPGPGAPPAEAARPHFAALRHLRDDAKARFPEVVHLSMGMSADLEAAVAEGATMVRIGTALFGPRAAGPWRPQEVGT, encoded by the coding sequence ATGCCGAAGGGACCGGACCTCGCCACCCGGGTGCGGCAGGTGCGCGAGCGCCTGGCCCGCGCTGCCGAGGCCGCGGGACGCCAGCCCGCCGACGTCCGCCTGATCGGCGTCACCAAGACCCATTCGCCGGCCACCGCGCGTGCGGCGGTCGCGGCCGGCGTCGAGGAACTCGGCGAGAACCGCGTCCAGGAACTGGCGGCGAAGATGCCGCTGGTGGACGGGGCGAGGTGGCACCTGGTCGGCAACCTGCAGCGCAACAAGGTCAAACAGGTCGTCGGGCACGCCGTGCTGGTGCACAGCCTCGACCGCCGGTCGCTGGCCGACACGCTGTCGCGCCAGGCCTCCGAGCTCGGTGTGGTCCAGCGCGTCCTGGTGCAGGTCAACGTGGGTGGGGACCCGGCCAAGCACGGGTGTGGAATGGACGAGGCCCTGGACCTGGTCGCCTACGCTCGCGACCTCCCGCATCTCACGGTCGAAGGCCTGATGACGATCCCGCCCCTGCCGGGGCCGGGAGCGCCACCGGCCGAGGCCGCCCGTCCGCACTTCGCGGCGTTGCGCCACCTGCGCGACGACGCAAAAGCACGTTTTCCGGAGGTCGTCCACCTCTCCATGGGCATGTCCGCAGATCTCGAGGCGGCCGTGGCCGAGGGCGCGACGATGGTCCGGATCGGTACGGCGTTGTTCGGTCCCCGCGCCGCGGGGCCGTGGCGCCCACAGGAGGTTGGTACGTGA
- a CDS encoding polyphenol oxidase family protein: MSVLLLDVDLGERVGAWFTGRDPDRPRPPVGVAGNLSHRRPHQPAVLADTRAEVGRRIGFAPATWVTMHQVHGAEVAVVDGDTPAGAELRGVDALVTAQPGRPLAVAVADCVPVLLAGAGAVAAVHAGRRGVQDGVVAAALDTLAGLGAGPETVRAAVGPAIGGCCYEVPEPMHAEVVANEPAADATTTWGTPALDLPAAVDAQLRAAGVPTVRRTDGCTRCDPQQRWFSHRSDPGTGRQFGLVVCAGATS, encoded by the coding sequence GTGTCCGTGCTGCTCCTCGACGTCGATCTCGGCGAGCGCGTGGGCGCGTGGTTCACCGGACGCGACCCCGATCGTCCGCGGCCGCCGGTCGGGGTGGCCGGCAACCTGTCCCACCGTCGCCCGCACCAGCCGGCCGTGCTCGCCGACACGCGCGCCGAGGTGGGACGGCGGATCGGGTTCGCGCCCGCCACGTGGGTCACCATGCACCAGGTGCACGGTGCCGAGGTCGCGGTCGTCGACGGCGACACCCCGGCCGGTGCCGAACTCCGGGGTGTCGACGCGCTCGTGACCGCCCAGCCGGGGCGTCCGCTCGCCGTCGCGGTCGCCGACTGCGTCCCCGTCCTGCTCGCCGGGGCGGGCGCCGTCGCGGCCGTCCACGCCGGGCGACGCGGCGTCCAGGACGGCGTGGTCGCGGCGGCGCTGGACACGCTGGCCGGACTGGGCGCGGGACCGGAGACCGTCCGCGCCGCCGTCGGTCCGGCGATCGGCGGCTGCTGCTACGAGGTGCCCGAGCCGATGCACGCCGAGGTGGTGGCGAACGAACCGGCCGCGGACGCCACGACCACCTGGGGCACGCCGGCCCTGGACCTGCCGGCGGCCGTCGACGCGCAGTTGCGCGCCGCCGGCGTGCCCACGGTTCGCCGCACGGACGGCTGCACCCGCTGCGACCCGCAGCAGCGCTGGTTCAGTCACCGGTCCGACCCCGGGACCGGCCGGCAGTTCGGCCTGGTCGTGTGTGCCGGGGCCACCTCGTGA